The genomic region TTTGGGGCAATGGTTGCACCATGTATCCCAGTCAGGTGATGCAGCAAACTTTCGGATACAACAGTTGTCCCAATGAGTTTCAAGAGCAATGGTTAGAGTGGTTGATTGATGAAGCGCACAAGCAGGGAATGGAAGTTCACGCTTATTTTGAGAAGGGAATTAAAATTGATAAAAATAGCCCGATATTTGACAGGGCGATCGCTCAACGATGGATTGTGCCTGGGGTAGATAAAACTTATGCGGGTATTGATCACTACTTACTGGATGTAGAATTGCCAGAGGTAGCGACTTTTTTCAAAAAGATATTAGTTGAGTTTGTGCAAAAGTATCCGACGATTGATGCTGTGCAGTGGGATGATTACTTAGGATATCATGCTGACTTACCCGGAAAAGTCGATCGCACAACCCATTTAACGAATTTTGTTCAGCAAATGATCGCTGACATGAAGAAAGCTAACCCAGCCGTTAGTTTTGACCTTTGCCATCATAATCCTTATTGGAGTAAACGCTATTTTGCGGCAGATTGGAAAAACTGGAATGTCGATCGAGCTTTTATTCAAGTTTATAACGACGACAATTTTCAGCAAGAGCTAGACTATGCCGAAAATTATGCCGGAGTGGCTATTTCTGATCAGCAGTTGTATCGTTTAAAAGAACTGGTAAATAACAGCAAAATCAAGAGCATTTTAGTATTCCCATCATCGGGGAAACCTGAAGAGGCGGCGGCTTCTATCAAAAAGTTTACTTCTATAAATCAATAACCACCTCAAGCTAGAGATTCCGAGAAATAAGATATAGTGCATAATGGCAGATATTTCTGCCTCTGTGCGAACCGCAGCCATGTTCCAGACATGCCATGGTATGTCTGAGAACTCCAAGGTACAGTTAAAAGGCAAAATAAACTAGAGGTAGGAGATAATGAAAGACTTTTTGCAAAACATTAGCCGATATCCCCGTTACCTGATTAGTATATCCTTGGGCATCTTCTTTGCCTTATTTGAACGCTTTAAGCCAGTCCTGAGTAATCCAGTGAGTGCGATCGCGCTCGTGGGTCTGGTTGGGGGGACGTTTCTGTTCCTAGTTTTCACCCTGCGTGCCATGCTAGGACTGAATCCAGTTTAGGAGATTAGGGAGTGAGGGAGCTGGGGGAGCTGGGGAAGCTGGGGGAGCTGGGGAAGCTGGGGAAGCTGGGGAAGCTGGGGGAGCGGATTACAAATGACAAATGACGAATGACGAATGACTACTTAGTAAAGGGGGCGTTATGGCTACAAATCGCCGTGTGTCTAGGGTTTCCTCGCTGATTCAGCAGGAAGTCAGTCAAATGTTATTGCACGATATCAAAGATGACCGTGTTGGTGCTGGAATGGTCAGTGTTACCGATGTCGATGTTTCGGGTGACTTGCAACATGCCAAAATTTATGTCTCAATCTATGGCACCGAAGAGGCAAAATCGGAAACGATGGCAGGTTTACAATCAGCTACGGGTTTTGTCCGCCGCGAATTAGGTCGGCGGGTGCGCTTGCGTCGTACCCCAGAAGTCGTCTTTATTGAAGACCGAGGCTTAGAACGTGGCGCTCGTATGTTGACACTATTGAATCAACTCTCACAAGAACGTCGCCGTAAGGGACTCGATGATCAGTTTGAGGCAGAAAACGAGTGATATCATGTTTGTCTAACTTGCCACACGATGAAGCTGGGGGAGCTGGGGGAGATATTAGCTGTTCAGATTATTTCTGCCTTCTTGCACTAGGAGCCTTATGCCCTCTGCCCTCTGCCTGGGAGAGTACCAACGTGTAAGTATTTAACCAAACATGATAAGCTGTCATGCATTTAAATTGGGTATTAGTAGCGAGCAAGATGCTCGCACTACAAGGACTTCACCATTATTGACATTAAGGTTTAAATGCCGAACAGCTTATGAATTCCTTACCCGATATTCAGTCTCTCTCCTTGGCGCAGCAGGTGGCGCAGATGGTTGTGGTGCGGGCGTCTGGCTACCTGTTTGACCATCAAATTCAGTATCCGGCTTGGGAGCCTCCAGCCGCTAAATTGCAGCATTGGATACAGGATTGGGGCGTGGGCGGTGTGATTTTATTGGGTGCGAGTGCTGGAGAATTGGCACTGCGATCGCGACAATTACAAGAGTATGCCCCAATTCCCTTATTGATTGCTGCTGATATTGAAGAAGGAGTCGGTCAACGATTTGCTGGGGCGACGTGGTTTCCACCACCGATGGCAATTGGGGCGATTGCCTGTGAGAGTCTGGATAAAGCCCAAAACCATGCTCGAAAAATGGGGGTAATTACGGCTCAAGAAGCCTTAGCGATTGGGATTAATTGGATTCTCGCCCCTGTGGTTGATGTGAATAATAACCCGCAAAACCCGGTGATTAATGTGCGGGCGTTTTCTGACACACCGGAAACCGTGAGTCAATTGGCTTGTCAGTTTATCCGGGGAACCCAAGACTCTCCGGTGTTAACCACGGCGAAACATTTCCCTGGTCATGGGGATACGGCGATCGATTCTCATTTAAATTTACCGATATTATCTCATTCGCGATCGCGATTAGCCGAAATCGAGTTTCCCCCGTTTCAAGGGGCGATGGCGGCGGGTGTGGATGCGGTGATGACGGCTCATCTGCTGATCCCTAGCTTGGATGAGCAATTTCCGGCGACGTTATCCGAAAAAGTTTTAACCCAACTGCTGCGCCAAGAGTTGGGGTTTGAAGGGTTAATTGTCACCGATGCTTTAATTATGGGTGCGATCGCGAATCGCTATGGTGCAACGGAAGCCCCGGTAAAAGCGGTGGAAGCGGGGGCGGATATTTTACTGATGCCTGTTAATCCAGAAACCACGATTCAAGCCATCTGTGAGGCGGTAACGGCAGGACGAATTTCCCGCGATCGCATTCTGGCATCTGTTGAACGAATTTGGCAGGCGAAGGCGAAGATTAGCAGGGGTGCAGAAGTACCAGTGAGCCGGAGTGATCCCTCTCAACCGTTATCATTTCTGAATCATCTCGCTCAACCGACGGCAATGCAGACGGTTACTCAGATCCTCCGCGATTCTCAACAAGTAGGCGGTTCCCTTCCCCTGCGCTCAAAACCGCTCCCCAATAGCTCCCAGGGACGTAACCTAATCATTGTGGATGATATTCTCACCTGTGATGTTTTGGGGCGAAATGCTCCAGCCGTTATCCTACCTCAACAGTTTGGCTACCAATTGCAATGGGTGGATCGCCATACGCCAGGGATATCCAGGGAGGAGAATGATCGGCTGATTCCCACGCTGCTACAGCTTTTTATTCGCGGTAATCCATTCCGGAATACGGCTGGATTAACCACCGTGGCGATGAATTGGCTACAGCAATTATTAAAAAATCAAATATTAGAGGCATTGGTGATTTATGGTAGCCCCTACATCCTAGAACAGTTCCGACCCCACCTCCCCGCCCAAACGCCTTATGTTTACTCCTACGGACAGATGCCAGAGGCACAGGCGATCGCACTTAAGGTATTATTTGATCAGATTGAATCTGGTTATGGGTTAACAGAATTTATTTAACTTTTATTAATTAGTTTGCCGCGATCCCGCTCCCTTTCTCAGAGACGGTATGAGTGTCAATTCCCTAAATTAACCACATGACTAGGGTTTCAGCCTGTAATCGGTAGCTAGCCGATGGGGATATAATTTTTATCTTTGGTAATTTTTATTCATAAATTGAATAACTTTGTAACCTCCTATACGGAACGAGATACCTTTTCAGGCTAGCCAAATTCGTTTATAGTTAGAACGTAGCTTGATATTTAGTCAGGATGATATCTATGAGTCCGATGAGCCTTCAAACCGTTCCCTCTACTCCTTCTGCTCCCTCTACTCCCTCGATTCGATATTCCATTGATGTGATTCAAGAAGAAGCACGTCAACTCGTGGAGAAAGGAGTAGTCAGCCGTCAGCAACCCATCTACGTTCTTTGTCAATACATTCCCGCTCGCGAATGGGTTTGTGTCGAATGCGAACTAGAGCTGTGCGATTTCTTGCTGAGAGACCGCATTGGTGATTTAATTGGTTCCGAAGAATGGGAAAATGATTAGATAGCCTCAGTTGAGAGGGATTTTGGCTCGGCGCTTATATATAGGGACTTGGACAAAATTTGCTCCGTAAACGTTTGTTATCGGTTCGTTGTCATTGGTTGTGTCATTGATGAATTGCCGAGTCAAGGACAAGTACGGATTTAGTTTGGCAAACCCTTTCATCATTAGGCTTCAGCCCTAGCTATTGCTCCTGATACAACCCTTAAAAAAGGAGACCGCTTAACAAAGCACCAATGTAATTGCATATTAAAATTTGGATAACCTGAAATAATGTAGGGGCGCATAGACATGCGCCCTTACCAATGTCTGACAACCGATCCCCTAACTAGGGCTTGCTGAATAAGTGGTGAGGTGAGGGGGAGCTGGGGGAGCTGGGGAAGCTGGGGGAGCTGGGGAAGCTGGGGGAGCTGGGGGAGCAAGGGTACATTTTCCCTGAGCAAGGTGATGCCATACTTATGAAGGATGCTACCCCATTTCCTGGCACTTTATCCACTGTCCATACGCCTCAAAGTATTGATGGATCAGGGTTTCCGGGTTGTGCAGTAAGCCCTACTTATTGTTGACTCGAGTCGGGATTACGCATCTGCTCCAACTCAGTACGGATCAGAGCAATTTGCACCGTCAGTTCTTCAAGTTCTTGTTGGGTACTTCTAGACGTGGTTCCCGTTGGTGGTGTTGAACCGCTATCGCTAGGTGTTGATGGTGTAGCTGAGTCTGTCGGTTGGTTCATTTGGCTGAATATCTGTCCAATCAAGCGTTGAGCCTCTTGCTCGGTTTTTTCGCCTTTTTTCGACAACTCAGCAACCTGTTGGTTGAAGTCTAAGTTGAGCAGGGACAGGTTTTCTTCCCGCTTTTGCTCATCTTGGAGACTTTCGATGAGGGAAGTGGTCGCCCCTAAGGATACACGAAAGCCAGTTTGTAAAGTGTCTTGGATATTGTTAGGATTCATAGCGTCAATAAAGTTGACCCGTTGCTTATTTTACAATACTTTACACTATCCAGCCGAAAGGCAAGGACGAGGAGCCGGAGATCTCTTGATTTTGGTCACTCATCAGCCAACTTGTTCGAGATACTGATTGACATCCTCAATCACCCGAGTCAGTTCAGCTTCCGTACTCAAACGGATGCGTTCATCCCTCAGTGTGATTAGAACTTTAGCCGCAAAGGGGCTGGGGTAAATATTGGGATTGCAGAAAATTTCCAAGAAAACGTCCCCAGTATATTGGTACTCTATTGGTTTTTGCGGACTAGGCTTGCTGGTACTGCCTGGGGCTTGAGCCGTAGCTTTTAAAGTTTGTACAAGTTGGGCAAGTGCCTTTTGTAAATTTTGGGCAGCTTCCGGTGTAAATTTGAATGATACAGACCCTTGAGCCAGATTGAGGGTAAGTTGAGCTGGAACCATGAGCAATAAATCTTAATAACGAGCGCTTACTGATAGAAGATGGTAATTGAGTCCCTCCGAAAATCTACCAAAGAATGAGACGTTTTGGCACACAATTCCTAGAAAAACTCGCAAGAAGCCGACAAAAACTTAGGGAGCTTAGAGAATTAAAAGCATTAAAGGACAAGAGTTTGAGTCATTTTCCTGACTAAACTAAGGATAGGGGAAATTCCTTATCGAGGGCAACTATCATGCCAGCAGACAAACGCGCTGAAATTCGCAAGGTATTGCTGATTACCCTGCTGTTGAATGTATTCGTGATGGTATTGAAAGCCGGTGTGGGCATTTTAACCGGATCTTTGAGCTTACAAGCTGATGCGTTGCACAGTGTCACCGATAGTGCCAATAATGTTTTGGGTTTAGTGGCGAATCGATTTTCGTCTCCTCATCCCGATCGCGAACATCCCTATGGTCATCAGAAGTTTGAAGCCGTAGGCGCTTTGGGGATTGCGGCGTTTTTGGGCATCGCCTGTTTTGAAATTCTCAAAAGCACAATCGAGAGGATTGTCAACGGTTTAACGCCAATCACGATTTCTGTGTCAGAGTTGTGGTTACTGCTGATTGTCTTAGGCGTGAATATTTTCGTTACCTTCTATGAAAGAAATGTGGGGAAGCGGGTGGGAAGTGCGATTTTGATAGCGGATGCTCAACATACGATGAGTGATGTGTGGGTAACGATTACGGTTTTGCTAGGATTGATTGGTATTTGGCAAGGAGAAGTATGGAATCTGCCCCAACTTCAGTGGTTGGATGTGATTCTCGCCTTTCCTGTCGCCCTGTTAGTCTTTCGCTGTGGCTGGGAAGTGTTAACGGATAACTTACCCTGGTTAGTTGATGAAGTCGCGATCGCACCCGAAGCGATTCAAGCGATCGTTATCCAAGTTCCTGGAGTCATCAACTGCCACGATATCGCCTCTCGTGGCGTTTTGGGGCGTCAAGTCTTTCTGGAAATGCATCTGATTGTTGATGCCAAAGACGTGGAAACCGCCCACCAAATTACCGAAGCGGTGGAGGATCGATTAGAAGAACGCTTTAATCCAGTGCGCGTGTTGATTCATGTCGAACCTCCAGCTTACGAGTCGGATCAGATAACCTTTTAACCCCCTCAGCAGCCCTGGAAAAAGCCTGACTTTTCCACAGATATTGCCACTTTTCCACAGAAACCCGTTAGTTTTCCACAAAAGATAAGGAACTGTTAATCCCAATGTTTACTCTTCTTAACCAGAAGAGACGTTCCGGCAGAACGTCTCCACCACAGTTGGTTTGTCCTTAGCGATATGTATCCTACTATAGAAAACTGTTACTGAATTGATCGTTCAAGCAGATACCTGTTCGGTCATCTCGTCGCTGGTTGCTGAGGAGGCTTCTGCCAGACGTTTTTCCTTATCCCGCTTCCGTTTTTTCGCATAGAGTTGAATTGATGCTGCCATCGCAATCACCAGAGCAAAGATTCCCCAAGCGGTGATATCCGTAGGTAAACTATTCTTAAATACAGCCAGTAAAACAATCGCCACGAGTAGGACAGTCGGCGCTTCATTGAGGGCGCGAAACTGTTGACCCGTCCATTGACAGTCTCCAGAAGCTAACCGTCGCATCAACCGACCACAGTAAAAATGATACGCCAGCAAGACTAAGACGAACCCCAGCTTCGCGTGCATCCAACCGGATTTTAAAACCTCTGGTTCAGTCGTGAGTAAACCAATTGCCATGGCAACCGTCACCACCATTCCCGGTGTGGTAATGATGTTGTAGAGACGCTTCTCCATGATTTGATATTGATTTTTCAGAATCGTTTGCGCGGGTTCTGTTTCCTGAGAGGCTTCTGCATGATAGACAAACAGACGCACCAGGTAGAATAACCCAGCAAACCAGACAACAATGCCAATTAAGTGAAATGCCTTATACCAGAAGTAAGCCATAAATTATTCCTTTACGATTGAGTGATTGGAGTAGAGTGGATTCTCTGTGAGTATGTCTATCCTATTCAGATTTTGCCCCATTCTCAACACGTCGAAACCGATCCGAAAATTACTGACAAACGGAAACTCTAAAGGATAAAACATTTCATTATAACCTAAATAGTGGAAAATTCAAGCAACTAAACTAGCCCAGTCAGCTTTTTTTCATTGTATTCTCGGCTAAATTCAGGTTAATCTCAGTCTCCCTTTAGAGAACAGATTAGGATTTCCGCTGGCAGGGATATGGGTAAAATAGGGTAAAGAGTGTGGATACAATAGGTTAGGCTGGAAAAGTACGATGAATATCGATTCTTTAAGGATTGACAAGCATCCCTCAACTAAACACCGTTATGAGG from Coleofasciculus chthonoplastes PCC 7420 harbors:
- a CDS encoding family 10 glycosylhydrolase translates to MPAKKEKKGCGCASIPISLILVLLGVGYWGFMQRDTLLAHLNIRQFLPNNQQHQQQPTPSNPQPPTPTDLTSTPSPSASVAASPLEPSPTETPTPNPQASPLPTTPQPSPSPQTPWQKKEIRGIYLSRYQATNNATEKMIRERVRYYRAQGINTIIHGVWGNGCTMYPSQVMQQTFGYNSCPNEFQEQWLEWLIDEAHKQGMEVHAYFEKGIKIDKNSPIFDRAIAQRWIVPGVDKTYAGIDHYLLDVELPEVATFFKKILVEFVQKYPTIDAVQWDDYLGYHADLPGKVDRTTHLTNFVQQMIADMKKANPAVSFDLCHHNPYWSKRYFAADWKNWNVDRAFIQVYNDDNFQQELDYAENYAGVAISDQQLYRLKELVNNSKIKSILVFPSSGKPEEAAASIKKFTSINQ
- a CDS encoding DUF751 family protein; this encodes MKDFLQNISRYPRYLISISLGIFFALFERFKPVLSNPVSAIALVGLVGGTFLFLVFTLRAMLGLNPV
- the rbfA gene encoding 30S ribosome-binding factor RbfA — its product is MATNRRVSRVSSLIQQEVSQMLLHDIKDDRVGAGMVSVTDVDVSGDLQHAKIYVSIYGTEEAKSETMAGLQSATGFVRRELGRRVRLRRTPEVVFIEDRGLERGARMLTLLNQLSQERRRKGLDDQFEAENE
- a CDS encoding glycoside hydrolase family 3 N-terminal domain-containing protein, with the translated sequence MNSLPDIQSLSLAQQVAQMVVVRASGYLFDHQIQYPAWEPPAAKLQHWIQDWGVGGVILLGASAGELALRSRQLQEYAPIPLLIAADIEEGVGQRFAGATWFPPPMAIGAIACESLDKAQNHARKMGVITAQEALAIGINWILAPVVDVNNNPQNPVINVRAFSDTPETVSQLACQFIRGTQDSPVLTTAKHFPGHGDTAIDSHLNLPILSHSRSRLAEIEFPPFQGAMAAGVDAVMTAHLLIPSLDEQFPATLSEKVLTQLLRQELGFEGLIVTDALIMGAIANRYGATEAPVKAVEAGADILLMPVNPETTIQAICEAVTAGRISRDRILASVERIWQAKAKISRGAEVPVSRSDPSQPLSFLNHLAQPTAMQTVTQILRDSQQVGGSLPLRSKPLPNSSQGRNLIIVDDILTCDVLGRNAPAVILPQQFGYQLQWVDRHTPGISREENDRLIPTLLQLFIRGNPFRNTAGLTTVAMNWLQQLLKNQILEALVIYGSPYILEQFRPHLPAQTPYVYSYGQMPEAQAIALKVLFDQIESGYGLTEFI
- a CDS encoding DUF4327 family protein, producing the protein MSPMSLQTVPSTPSAPSTPSIRYSIDVIQEEARQLVEKGVVSRQQPIYVLCQYIPAREWVCVECELELCDFLLRDRIGDLIGSEEWEND
- a CDS encoding cation diffusion facilitator family transporter: MPADKRAEIRKVLLITLLLNVFVMVLKAGVGILTGSLSLQADALHSVTDSANNVLGLVANRFSSPHPDREHPYGHQKFEAVGALGIAAFLGIACFEILKSTIERIVNGLTPITISVSELWLLLIVLGVNIFVTFYERNVGKRVGSAILIADAQHTMSDVWVTITVLLGLIGIWQGEVWNLPQLQWLDVILAFPVALLVFRCGWEVLTDNLPWLVDEVAIAPEAIQAIVIQVPGVINCHDIASRGVLGRQVFLEMHLIVDAKDVETAHQITEAVEDRLEERFNPVRVLIHVEPPAYESDQITF
- the hemJ gene encoding protoporphyrinogen oxidase HemJ: MAYFWYKAFHLIGIVVWFAGLFYLVRLFVYHAEASQETEPAQTILKNQYQIMEKRLYNIITTPGMVVTVAMAIGLLTTEPEVLKSGWMHAKLGFVLVLLAYHFYCGRLMRRLASGDCQWTGQQFRALNEAPTVLLVAIVLLAVFKNSLPTDITAWGIFALVIAMAASIQLYAKKRKRDKEKRLAEASSATSDEMTEQVSA